From Micromonospora rhizosphaerae, the proteins below share one genomic window:
- a CDS encoding ABC transporter substrate-binding protein, with product MRVTSLLARALAAGLALGLATGCVAGTEKDKSSTNSTELEFWTINLKKNFESYITGLIDGFKKQHPDAKLTWVDVPGNEVKPKLLAAVAAGKAPDVVNLTNVDLEEFIPSLTDLSPYVTDEQQKAYVPNLLEPLKPDGKLIGLPWYNGGAPVSIYNSELVSKAGLDVNNPPKTFTEALQWATKLHQATPKVYGMNGIPDVSVMQAEGVPMLSADRTKAAFNTPEAKAILSAWKDAYAKGGLAPGTTVKDDRQYPQTLDNQQVAFSAGGLPFQLKNIEKNAPDVFKKLKLAPGATGAAGTYVLPDQQTFVVPKGAKNPKLAAEFGLYLTNAENQTAFCKLVAIYPSTVESLKDPQFSTFQPGNLHDEARKLVADELPKLQLGFLGTGKDDKLTERWRENVRAMLTGTKSPDQALADAEKEWNTILAAK from the coding sequence GTGAGGGTTACTTCGCTGCTGGCCAGAGCCCTGGCCGCCGGGCTCGCGCTCGGTCTTGCGACCGGTTGTGTCGCCGGGACCGAGAAGGACAAGTCCAGCACCAACAGCACCGAGCTCGAGTTCTGGACCATCAATCTGAAGAAGAACTTCGAGAGCTACATCACCGGGCTCATCGACGGATTCAAGAAGCAGCACCCGGATGCGAAGCTCACCTGGGTGGACGTGCCGGGCAACGAGGTGAAGCCCAAGCTGCTCGCCGCGGTGGCGGCCGGTAAGGCGCCTGACGTGGTCAACCTGACCAACGTCGACCTGGAGGAGTTCATCCCGTCGCTGACCGACCTCAGCCCGTACGTCACCGACGAACAGCAGAAGGCGTACGTGCCGAACCTGCTCGAGCCGCTCAAGCCCGACGGGAAGCTGATCGGCCTGCCCTGGTACAACGGCGGCGCACCGGTCTCGATCTACAACAGCGAACTGGTCAGCAAGGCCGGCCTGGACGTCAACAACCCGCCGAAGACCTTCACCGAGGCGCTGCAGTGGGCGACGAAGCTGCACCAGGCGACGCCCAAGGTGTACGGCATGAACGGCATCCCCGACGTGTCGGTGATGCAGGCCGAGGGCGTGCCGATGCTGTCGGCCGACCGCACCAAGGCTGCCTTCAACACACCCGAGGCGAAGGCGATCCTCTCGGCCTGGAAGGACGCCTACGCCAAGGGTGGCCTCGCCCCCGGCACCACGGTCAAGGATGACCGCCAGTACCCGCAGACGCTCGACAACCAGCAGGTAGCGTTCTCGGCCGGCGGCCTGCCGTTCCAGCTGAAGAACATCGAGAAGAACGCGCCTGATGTCTTCAAGAAGCTCAAGCTTGCGCCGGGGGCGACCGGGGCGGCAGGCACCTACGTGCTGCCGGACCAGCAGACGTTCGTCGTGCCCAAGGGCGCGAAGAACCCGAAGCTCGCCGCCGAGTTCGGTCTCTACCTCACCAACGCCGAGAACCAGACCGCGTTCTGCAAACTCGTCGCGATCTACCCGTCCACCGTGGAGTCCCTGAAGGACCCCCAGTTCAGCACCTTCCAGCCGGGCAACCTGCACGACGAAGCCCGCAAGCTCGTCGCGGACGAGCTGCCCAAGCTCCAGCTCGGCTTCCTCGGCACCGGCAAGGACGACAAGCTGACCGAGCGCTGGCGGGAGAACGTGCGGGCGATGCTCACCGGCACCAAGAGCCCCGACCAGGCGCTCGCCGACGCCGAGAAAGAGTGGAACACCATTCTCGCCGCCAAGTGA
- a CDS encoding carbohydrate ABC transporter permease yields MKQAGFYTLLCLIGALFIGPFLILLTSALKPASQPVYSFPPQLIPIPPVLDWFVESWTKISFPRYLANSMIYELLTVPAYLVISALAAYPLARMEFRGRAPLFALIVSTMFLPGEVMLVPRFLVVSELGMVDTFAGVVLPGLLSAFGVFLLKQAFEQVPRELFDAARVDGCNEWQIFWRVAVRQVTPTLATLAIFGFISVWNNFIWPLVVLKSEDKYPIALGLAYLQGIFGTDVRSMAAGTVIAVLPIVVFFIAMQKHFVDGMRGAVKG; encoded by the coding sequence ATGAAGCAGGCCGGGTTCTACACCCTGCTCTGCCTCATCGGCGCCCTGTTCATCGGCCCGTTCCTCATCCTGCTCACCAGCGCGCTCAAACCCGCGAGCCAGCCGGTGTACTCGTTCCCCCCGCAGCTGATCCCGATACCGCCGGTGCTCGACTGGTTCGTCGAGTCGTGGACCAAGATCTCCTTCCCGCGCTACCTGGCCAACTCCATGATCTACGAGCTGCTCACCGTGCCGGCATACCTGGTCATCTCGGCGTTGGCCGCCTACCCGCTGGCCCGGATGGAGTTCCGCGGCCGCGCACCACTGTTCGCGCTGATCGTGTCGACGATGTTCCTGCCCGGCGAGGTCATGCTGGTACCGCGGTTCCTCGTCGTGTCCGAACTCGGCATGGTCGACACCTTCGCCGGCGTCGTCCTGCCGGGGCTGCTCTCCGCCTTCGGGGTGTTCCTTCTGAAGCAGGCCTTCGAGCAGGTCCCGCGGGAACTGTTCGACGCGGCCCGAGTGGACGGCTGCAACGAGTGGCAGATCTTCTGGCGGGTGGCCGTCCGCCAGGTCACCCCGACCCTCGCCACGCTCGCGATTTTCGGTTTCATCAGCGTGTGGAACAACTTCATCTGGCCGCTGGTCGTGCTCAAGAGCGAGGACAAGTACCCCATCGCGCTCGGCCTGGCCTACCTGCAGGGCATCTTCGGCACCGACGTACGGTCGATGGCCGCAGGAACGGTGATCGCGGTCCTGCCCATCGTGGTGTTCTTCATCGCCATGCAGAAGCACTTCGTCGACGGCATGCGCGGGGCGGTGAAGGGCTGA
- a CDS encoding carbohydrate ABC transporter permease: MTMTVVPAPAETGHSVAPPGRNRRVRQHWGATPYLFLLPALTLLGVFFVWPAVTAVQLAFYDYRVVSPAEFVGLGNFSHMLGDDRFYTALTNSGLFLIGMLPILVVIPLLLAVLVNLPLRGIKVFRLVYYLPVVTSMVAVAIAWNYVYHQRGILNWLLNTLGLLDQPVQYLLDPGWALPALVLVESWKSLGYYMMIYLAGLQSVPRELYEAAAVDGAGPWRRLSSITVPMLRPYIAVVMVLAALDSMQVFTSVFVMTQGGPQDGTLTLGYYIYDAAFRHFNMGYASAMGLVLWAILVVFSLVSYRLTRGKAAAR, encoded by the coding sequence ATGACGATGACGGTGGTGCCCGCGCCGGCGGAGACGGGGCACTCGGTCGCCCCTCCCGGCCGGAACCGGCGGGTCCGACAGCACTGGGGTGCAACCCCGTACCTCTTCCTGCTGCCCGCTTTGACCCTGCTCGGCGTCTTCTTCGTCTGGCCCGCGGTCACCGCCGTGCAGCTCGCGTTCTACGACTACCGGGTGGTCTCGCCCGCCGAGTTCGTCGGCCTGGGCAACTTCAGCCACATGCTCGGCGACGACCGCTTCTACACGGCACTGACGAACTCCGGCCTCTTCTTGATCGGCATGCTGCCGATCCTGGTCGTCATCCCGCTGCTGCTGGCGGTCCTGGTCAACCTGCCGCTGCGGGGGATCAAGGTCTTCCGCCTGGTCTACTACCTACCGGTGGTCACCTCAATGGTCGCCGTTGCCATCGCCTGGAACTACGTCTACCACCAGCGCGGGATCCTCAACTGGCTGCTCAACACCCTCGGCCTGCTCGATCAGCCGGTGCAGTACCTCCTCGACCCGGGCTGGGCCCTGCCGGCGCTCGTGCTGGTCGAGAGCTGGAAGTCGCTCGGCTACTACATGATGATCTACCTCGCGGGACTGCAGTCCGTACCGCGTGAGCTCTACGAGGCGGCGGCGGTGGACGGTGCCGGGCCGTGGCGCCGGCTGAGCAGTATCACCGTGCCGATGCTGCGCCCCTACATCGCGGTGGTCATGGTCCTCGCGGCACTCGACTCGATGCAGGTCTTCACGTCGGTGTTCGTGATGACACAGGGCGGCCCGCAGGATGGCACCCTCACGCTCGGCTACTACATCTACGACGCGGCGTTCCGCCACTTCAACATGGGCTACGCGAGCGCGATGGGCCTGGTGCTGTGGGCGATCCTCGTCGTGTTCTCCCTCGTCTCCTACCGGTTGACTCGCGGGAAGGCGGCCGCCAGATGA